Genomic window (Rhododendron vialii isolate Sample 1 chromosome 4a, ASM3025357v1):
TTGGGTGTTTGTTGTGATTTGGCTGGTTGTTGTTGCACCTCTCCGGCCTAGTGGAACTTCTTCCCATGTGGGGTCTCCTAGCTATTGCATGAGGGCAAATATGTCATTGTTTCTTCGAACGGAGAAGTAGGAAATCCATGCATTGACGACAAGTTACTATATCTCGCGtgacagaaaataaaaatcgaTCGTTTTATGTTGAGAGAGGATCCTCTTACCCTCCCATGTGAAGATCTTTCATGTGACGTAAAATGAGATTCATCACTGTTTTCTTGACGATTCGAGTCGTTGATTTCATCATGTTCGATGTGTAAatccttatttaaaaaaatcaggTTGATTATATATTGATGAAAAATCAAACTGATTGGATAGTCAGGGTTTACCGTTCATTATTGTTAAGACAAATGTAGTTTGTTCAAAAAGGTGCAAATTAATTTACAATGTTAATAACAATAAATCTAGTTTTTCATAGATAATTTACAGATCAAgctctaaaaaaaacaaaaagtctaaaaCCACGTACTCACTACACTAACAAGCTGAACTTAATTAGCCttagaattttctatttttaactTACAGTAAACAACCATAATATAACAACAAAGAACTTAAAACGTAAAATTTGCTGCAATAGGCATATAGATAACGAGTctttaggaaaaataaatacataaaagaaaatcttttttggAAACTTGACAAAAATTATTAGAGATGCAAGTGTTATAACAGAAAaaatatgtataattttttaatacattttATCATGGCCTTTATAATTTGGGGGTGAAACtgaaattattaaaaattacAGCGAGGGTCACTCACTGTCTCCACCACTGTTTGTGGTGCATGTAGGCTTTTAGCTAAGCAAAGCTACATGGGAAAAAGGAAGATGAAATTCAAAACCAATATTACCATCTATTACAAAATATACTTACGAGGGAGGAGATGTAAAATTCGTTTTATCatgccgatcaaaaaagaaaagaaaagaagatttgTATTAACATGCACGTGCAGCTCATCTGACATTTCGATCATCTCATATGCCATTTAGCATTTGTAGTGCAATTCTATGTGAAAATATTGGTTTGAGAATATGGAGTGATTGAACTAGGATAGTGTAACCCTAACCTGATCAGCTTGCAGTTGGATTTTATGTTTAATAACCTAACTTTTGTTTCCCTTGCAAGTCCTACATATTTTCTTAACTTACGTGCATGGCTAGACACGGATATTCCTAGTAGGTGAATACGTTGTAATGTGTCATGCCACTCTGTGTGGGTCTAGATCACGCCAGGATAGAATGTGACACTTAGACACGGGTGTTTGTAGCCCTAACATTATTGTTTTCTTCATGTATGTATTTGAATAGGTAATCGCATGGGTGTCCTTTTaaaagtgataaaaaaaatatgataaatttTGAGTAGCACGAATGTCGAAATTGACATAGTAATAGGCAGGGAGGGGGTCTAGATCACGCCAGGATGGGATGTGACACTTAGACATAGAGAGTTTGTAGTATGCTCaaaatttgtaatattttttatcacTTAAATAATTTCTTCGAATAGAATTGATTGAAATTATTAAATGAGATCCATATGACATGTGAAAAGCTTTATAAATTAGATACTATAGATTTAAGACACACAAAGTAATGAAAGTGACATACATGTCAACTATTGTGACTAATTACATGAGCTTAAAGGAGCCTTGTTAACCTAATGTGTTAAATTTGAGTTATGAATCTTCAACCTTATTTTAAATGCATTTTAACTGAGCCGATTACAAGTCCAAATCGAGTAATTTAGATTAACGCTTCTCTGTAGTCCCGTTTAGGATTGCACCGCAGTTCGTCGCTTCTGGATCTTTACTCGATGATTAGAGTCATCCGTCTAGTACGCAGGACTCATCAAATAGAACGTCCGCATGAAAATTCAAGTTGATTGAACACCCATAACTAGAACTATACTGTCGGAATACTTTAGTCATGCAAAAAATTTAGTAGACTTATCTATTTTTCTAAATAAAAGTGTCCCAAAGAGGTAGTCGCACATGTCCGATCAGACTGAATTATAGCGATTACATTCTGTCCGACGAggcctacaagatgaacgactTAGATTATCGAGTACAGATCCGAGGTCGGCAAACTGCGTTTCGCAATCCCTAAACGTACGGGATTGCAGGGAAGTAATTGTGTCCTTTTAAATAAATACCAGTTCATAATAGGAGCTAGGCCATCAAATCCAGCTCACGAGAACAAATAGATCGAAAATTCATTATCTAATTGGAGGTTAATCTAAATTAGATTAACTAAATTACAAAATTAGTTAATTGTTAAACGGTTTTCAACTAGCTGGCCAGAAAGGCCGGAGTGGGTTTAATTGTTTACGACGCCCGTATAATGATATGGAGTGAAGAAACAATTAAGTTAATCGTCCCAATTAGTATATCTCTATTAACTACTCTCAAAAACACTGACGAGGCACCACCCTATTGGCCAGATGATATTTGTGTTTAACCGTACCCGCGTGGTCCGGGTGGTCAAGACAAACTcaggggtttgctccctctcAAGTTGAAGCTGAGTTTCCGAAATCTCTAACATGCTATCAGTTTTTTTGGATCAGTTCATACTTCATACGAATCTCTACCTTGATTTTAATTGGAACTCCCGCTAATAGCCGATGAGATTAGTTCTCCAAAAATTAATAAGCTCTCCATAAGCTAACTCGGTcattgagttatcaaaaaaggaTACTGCTAACCAACTTTCACTTAGATGATGGATAATAGACACATATTGCTAAATGCCAAACAAATTAGTAATATTTTAGTACATATATAACGGATATCAATttacatatactccctccgtcgtATTGTTTGGTGTTTGCACCTTTTGGAGAATCGTGCTTTTCCCCGCATAAAAGATAACCTTTTATGAGAAATTAGTTTGGAGAAAATTTacaccaattttttcttctcaatggaatctttaaattggtgtaaagaaatttttaaaacaaattcgtGCTTATGTGCTAGAGTATTATCAATAATACTTTGGTGATCACATTTGACTATACATCAAGTTTAAGGTACCATGTGATGTGTTACAAATGTATTGGTGGCTGGACTGTAACCGAGCCAATTCGAGTCGAGTTTtgtcgagctcggcttgtttactaaacgagtccaaaacttgagctcgatcCGATCGAGCTTAGTCACTTActaaataagtttttttaattaagcTGAGCCTCttttaacgagccgagtttttgTCGAACGAAcccaaaactcgagctcgacttGTTTGCTGAACGGGCTAAGCCGAGCTGCTCGGTTAGTTTACTGTCCCATTGGTGAGATGTGCCTCATTTTACGTATATTGAAACACATTCTATCAATACAAACTGAGCCGAGTTATTCGGTTCGTTTACGGCCCCAATCAGGGGATGTGCCTCGTCACATGGTCCAAAATTTTGGTACTCAAATGTCGTCACCGTCTCTAGCTATAATCCATCACGTACATACGGTATAGTCCGTCGATAGCGTGAGGATAGATATAGTGAGAGAAAATGTAGACAGATGAAATACTGTATAATAGTAGGagtatttagagagagagagagagagagagagagtaaagctGTGTAGCACATGGCCTCGTTGCAGCTGGGACCTCGCCATCCTCCAGACCACCACGACCCTCCGAAGCTCGCCCCTCCTCCTCGCCGGCCGCCGGATATGGACTCCGACAAGGTTCTACTTCTactactccctctctctctctctctctcgtattctTATCCCTCAGAGTTAGTCGTTGAGTCGCCCCAGCTCAGTCTGCTCTTCTTCTCACTCGATCTAGCTCGAAACCTTCGATTTTCTCCACGATCTCGCCGTTTCTCACGCTCTATTTCGTCGACGGAGATCGGTGGGAGGTCGCCAGAAGTAATGCACGGAGTTTTTCCCGGCGATCGGACGGGCTTTGCCTTTGTCTTGCTtgtttatttgatttgtgaGGTGTTTTGGGGGCTACATGCGTACAACTCTGCTAGTTTAGCTTTGATGTTTTTCAGTCCCCTCTCCTAGTTGTGTTTGTTGATTCCTAGATTTTTTCTATTTCCGTACATGTAGTGGTCTCGTTACTGTAATACTGTGCTGGTACCCTAAGTCACATAACGTGAAAGGTTGTTTTAAAAACGTTGCAAAGTACTAAATTTGCAAGAGCGAGGATTGATAGCTGAGGCGGAGGGCTCGGATTACATGACTAAGCTAATACCGGTTTCTTTTCATTGGTAATCAATTGATCCAGTAGTTTTAAAAAGAAGTTTTGCTTGTTTGTCAGTTGCGTGATTGTCTTCGGTCTATGGGTTTTAGAAGTTGAAGATGAACCAAACACATGCGATAACATGAATAAGTTATCGATTACAAGAAACTCACCACACAATGATGTGCGTGGTTTGGCAAGGTTGTCTACGTCCGCTGCGCTCCCCAGGTTATGCTGTATCATCAACGAAGAAGAAGAGTACTAGATAGACAACTATATATGCGGTAGGTTTCGTCAACTACTAACTGTGATTACCACAAATGTGTGGTGAATCAGGCTATTGAAACCCAACATTCTTTCTCTAACTCTGGTAATAGAATTGCAGTTACTTTTTTGCCTCCTTCCCTTTTCCTTGGGTGGGTGTGCTTCCCAAAGACTTCCTAGTTTGCTTGATGCTGTTGGTGACATATGATGCTCTGAATATTCCCTTGTTTCAAATGCAAGCTTTGTTGCATATGATGCTTTTGTCAAAGTTTTGGTTGTCATAAATCCTTTTCCTAACCATGTCTCGTTTAGATCTTTGCTCTTTTCTTCTTTAAACGACATCTGTAACTATTTAAgctatttgttcaattttggtAATTGTGCTCGACTTTTGATGCTAATTATATTAGGGATAGGGTAGTTAGCTGCTGTCATCATCGTTGTTTTTGGGTGTAGAGGATTTGATCGTAGTTTTGGATTGTACGCTAAATATCTAATTTGGTTTTGCACTGCAGGAAATGACATCTGCCGTTATTGCGGGAAATGATCAAGTCACCGGTCATATTATTTCCACTACTATTGGAGGCAAAAATGGTGAACCGAAACAGGTAAGGGCAAAACTTTATACTCCAGTCCTACCGCTTATTCCTGTTGACAAGTAATAAGATGCttattttggtttctttttaGGCATGAAATGATATTTTCTGTTAATTCTAGGTAGGGTTTGTATGTTTAAGCATCTATCTGCTATCAAGGAAAGAAGTTGTTTTGCTGATAGACCTGCCACCTTCAGTCCTAAGCATCGCCGCAttaaaataatagtaataataatagtaaCAAAAAAGCTAAAAGATCAAGTTATATGGGAGGAGATTCATCAAGTTGTTGCTTTTGATTTTTAATTGAGAGGTTATTTCTTCCTGTAGAAAGATAATTGATCCAATTTAGAAAGCTAATTTGTTATTCTTAAATGTCTTTTTAACAGACCATTAGTTACATGGCGGAGCGAGTAGTGGGTACTGGGTCATTTGGAGTTGTTTTTCAGGTACTAAAATTCTGGGATTTTTAAGGACTTCTGTTACATGTTTGTCCTATTACATTATTAACGTCAATGTCATCAAGGCTAAATGCTTGGAAACTGGAGAGACTGTGGCCATAAAGAAGGTTTTACAAGACAGGCGGTACAAAAATCGGGAGCTGCAGTTAATGCGCTTGATGGATCACCCAAATGTGGTATCTTTGAAGCACTGCTTCTTTTCTACAACAACTAAAGATGAGCTTTTCTTGAATTTGGTCATGGAATATGTCCCTGAGACTATGTACCGAGTACTTAAGCCTTACAGTGATGCACATCAGAGGATGTCACTCATCTATGTCAAACTTTATACATACCAGGTCTGAATGTTTTTTTCCCATTGTTTTCCTTTGGTTTTTTTATCCTAAAATTTTACTGAGCATGATAAAGGTTAAAAATGATTTCCAGATATTCAGGGGGCTGGCTTTTATTCATACTGTTCCTGGGATTTGCCACAGAGACGTCAAACCTCAAAATCTGCTAGTAAGTTGCCCTATATTTGCTTTTTTGGATAAGGTGGTGCATTTATCTGAAGTTTCTGAACATATCTTTATCTGCAGGTTGATCCTCTCACCCATCAGGTCAAGCTTTGTGACTTTGGAAGTGCAAAAGTTCTGGTATGCTCTGTTTGTTATATCTCGGGTATCAGATAGATATTCTTTACCCAATTAATTGtatattgagtttttttttttttttttggtgcttgtGAGTTGtattttggaaatgattttaCAATATATAGAAGTTGAACCATGTTCTAAGTTATGTAAGGTTGCATGATACTCTCTGCTTACTGTAGTTGTCATAAACAGTGACAAATTTGGGTTTcaaaaagtctacacacacagcagatctgtgcacaaattttgttgtggggcccaccacgggtcccacacaaatcatccgagccgttcattaaatgtaaagcattttttcaagggttcttgtaaaaaataagctcaatccgatacctataggtgctcgatccaaccatataacttttcattatccggaaatctgaatgaaaaattagatggttggatgaagcacctataggtatcggattgagcttattttttacggggacccttgaaaaaatgttttacatttaatgaacggctcggatgatttgtgtgggacccgtggtgggccccacaacaaaatctgtgcacagatctgctgtgtgtgtagcacggTTTGTATTTATTGCTCCTAAACAGAATATAGGACCTAATTTTATGAGAtgattgctctctctctctctctctctctctctctctctctcacatattCTACCTCTTGTAatccttttttattttcctgttcTACTTTTCCACGTGCTGACTTCCGTTGCCGGTCTTCAGCATTTTTGTCTCGACTATTTCCTCTTTTGTATGAATGAGCCGAATAATTCACTTATGCAATTGGTATTTGAGTCATATTCATAACTAATTGCATGTATGTCTTCTTGTGTGTTAGTAGTGAAGCTCCATTGTGATCCATTCATAGTGCTAGAGCTTGTCCCGCATTGGTTAagtataacctccaaaactagtatatgagcctgagcgGCCTCTCTGCTTATTGCaaattggtattgagttggatgctttaacatggtatcagagctaggctttcggAGGTTTTTGGAGAAGACTCTTGATTGATTGCCCCGTTCTTTGAACCTTAAGCGCAGCTTGTTTCATTGTTTGTTGTGATTCCTTTGTTAATTATAttctttgtttacctctccgcATCCAGGTCAGGGGTCGCCCGGCGGGGGAGTGCTAGGGcttatcccacattggttaatttttacctccaaaactaatataagagcctaggcggcctctccactcattgccaattggttttgagttggatgctttaacacatAGCATTGATATAATCATGCATTGAGATAACtatgatcttttgagaattgaCTGTTTCTTCCTCTGACCTCTGCTCTGGAAGGTACTGGGGAGGCAGATTGCTTTTTGCAATTTATTGATTGTTGTTTCTCACTCTTTCCCATACATTGTTATGCATTTAATGCGAACATTACCTGTATAATTTGTGTTGTGAGGTGTGTtccttccccttttttttcttgacaacCTGCAGTTTTTTTCCTGAAGTGCAAGTTCTTTTGTAATCAGGTCAAGGGTGAAGCAAACATATCATACATTTGCTCTCGTTACTACCGTGCTCCAGAACTCATATTTGGAGCAACAGAATATACAACATCAATTGATATATGGTCAGCTGGTTGTGTACTTGCGGAGCTTCTACTGGGGCAGGTTTGTGACTTCCTTATCATCCTTAGTGTTaacatttttttgtgagaagTATGTCAGTTGTATAGTCCAATATGTTTTGCTTACTTCACATTCCAAATTTTACCATAGCCGTTGTTTCCGGGAGAAAATGCAGTGGACCAGCTTGTGGAGATTATCAAGGTGCATTTCGttgtctttcatttttctatggatcttaactcttagtcGTATGGGAACTTGATCTAGAACTTTCTACAGGTTCTTGGCACTCCAACTCGTGAAGAAATTCGATGCATGAATCCAAATTATACGGATTTTAGGTTTCCTCAGATTAAAGCTCACCCTTGGCACAAGGTATAcagttttctgtttcttttctgaTATGTTGAAATATTTGCGGTTATCCAGCCTGCTTATCTTTGGAATCTGATCATGAAGTTCTGTGTTTCAGGTTTTCCAAAAGCGGATGCCTCCTGAAGCAATTGATCTTGCTTCACGGCTGCTTCAATACTCACCAAGTCTGCGTTGCACTGCAGTGAGTTTAGCTTCTTCATATTTGTGGAGTTTTCTCAATTTTGTCTCCAAGGAAGCACAATATTGCCCGAAACCAATTCTGATTGCCTAGAAACTGGGAAGATTCCGAATTTTTCCGTACCATTAGGCTGTTGTAAAATTGGCATTCCTTCACAAGTATTCTAACTGATTTAGCTTCAATATGTTTGGTTAACTGCAGTACTGTATTTTGAGTGCTTTcgtttgttttgttgttgtttttttgtgcTGCAGTTGGAAGCATGTGCTCATCCTTTCTTTGATGAGCTTCGGGAGCCCAATGCTCGTCTTCCAAATGGCCGCCCTTTGCCCACTCTTTTCAACTTCAAACAGGAAGTACGCATCCTAATTCCTAACTACTAAAATTATCATTTTCCGTTTCTCTGCAAGACAAGTATATCCTTTTCGTCTTTTGTGAGGCTATCCCTTCTGAATTTTCCTTTCAAACTTGCTTCAGAAGTTTGCTTGTATTATTGTTCTATTTGAAATAGAAAGTTTCCTAATACTTCATAAATTTTTGCATTCTGCATCACCAAAAGGGGTGCTTCCATGTGTGAACAACGTGCACAACCTATGCAGATATTAGCAAGCCTCTAAACGAGATTTATAAGCTGCATGTGTGTATCACCAAATATTGCTAACTAGAAGGGAAACAATTGCATATAGCTCAGGTACTGGAATTCATTCTAAGATACCATAATAACATTTTGTATTTGTGGTGGAAAATCTATATGTGGGTTCCATTGCTGCGTTGCATGTAATGGGAGACTTCCATCCTTTATAAGAAAAATCCTACATGGGACATGTTTTATGAAGATGAAGATTGCCCACATGGTCCCTTTGCCATTCCAGCGCATTCCATGTGCACTAAAGTCCAATGTCTATCAATGTTCTAGTCGTATAGTAAGCTTTAGGGTCCAGTTGTGGGGTTGGCAATACAGCTATCCCATCTCTGGTGTTTGTGGGGTAACATTTTTTTTCTGCAATGTGATTAAATCTCCAATCATTTGTCTTTTCCAGTAAAAATAGTCGAAAAAACTGTTGATAATAACCGCCTTGTTATTTGGATTCCCCCATCTGTTTGCAGCTGGCTGGAGCTTCACCTGAGTTGATCAACAGGCTGATACCAGACCATATCCGACGGCAAATGGGTCTCAGCTTCCCACACCCGGCTGGCACGTGAAGAAATTGATGTAAGGTGGAAAATCGACTCTTTTGCTGGTCCACTGAACGTATAGTCTCCATGGATTACATAGGTTTTGGCGTAACCACCGATTTTCTCGTCCGACAACTGACGTGTATGTATGAATATAGCGTGGCTGTTTGTCTTAACCTGAAATTGGGCCAATCCGTCGACTATGTCTCATCTTAGCTAAACAAAATCTTCCCCCCACTTCTGTACATTGTTTTTGTTCGTAAAAGTTCTCAGAAATCTAcgagtgcaaaaaaaaaaatcataaatactGTGTGTATAGCTTGTCCAATCTGCCTACAATGCTCCACATGTTTGGCTTGTTTTTCGCTTAGCTGGTGTTCTTCGTTCTTGTGTGAGCTTTTGGTCGCTAACCGTATATTTCTATCTTATGCGAACACTTTTTTCTGTGCTGCTGCTGAGACTAATAATTTCCCTCTCAGGATTTAAGCGTGG
Coding sequences:
- the LOC131321754 gene encoding shaggy-related protein kinase eta-like; translation: MASLQLGPRHPPDHHDPPKLAPPPRRPPDMDSDKEMTSAVIAGNDQVTGHIISTTIGGKNGEPKQTISYMAERVVGTGSFGVVFQAKCLETGETVAIKKVLQDRRYKNRELQLMRLMDHPNVVSLKHCFFSTTTKDELFLNLVMEYVPETMYRVLKPYSDAHQRMSLIYVKLYTYQIFRGLAFIHTVPGICHRDVKPQNLLVDPLTHQVKLCDFGSAKVLVKGEANISYICSRYYRAPELIFGATEYTTSIDIWSAGCVLAELLLGQPLFPGENAVDQLVEIIKVLGTPTREEIRCMNPNYTDFRFPQIKAHPWHKVFQKRMPPEAIDLASRLLQYSPSLRCTALEACAHPFFDELREPNARLPNGRPLPTLFNFKQELAGASPELINRLIPDHIRRQMGLSFPHPAGT